The following coding sequences are from one Nymphalis io chromosome 17, ilAglIoxx1.1, whole genome shotgun sequence window:
- the LOC126774865 gene encoding WD repeat-containing protein 91: MAHIQFIDELVREYLLFRGFSSTVKAFDNDLKSDKDKGFRVDKIVEQIVHYINVSDLGGLKEYWSHLDSLIFSKLEIHVQPAVRKIEYSLYKLYLVTASQNTGSVRNDKVAEFLSKMLPELQGQSEWRDWFMLPYVQKPEENPSFSLYFTRTWQDSVLVSLHNLLATVFQCMPQPTLTSYENDAALVKRLQDEIAALKGKSQQSTEKTSPIGHQSRLAQYSERLTGPLPLVDDFSAIPSEQFEGGIREARGLRGLLRQMGGSPFMGRKPGRSQSQN, encoded by the exons ATGGCTcatattcaatttattgatGAATTAGTTCGTGAATACTTACTCTTCAGAGGATTCTCTTCAACTGTAAAAGCGTTCGATAACGACTTAAAATCTGATAAAGACAAGGGTTTTAGAGTTGACAAAATAGTAGAACAAattgtacattatattaatgtCTCAGATCTCGGTGGACTTAAAGAATATTGGTCCCATTTAGACAGTTTAATATTCTCTAAGCTAGAAATTCATGTGCAACCTG CTGTACGTAAGATAGAGTATAGTTTATACAAGCTATATTTAGTAACTGCATCGCAAAATACTGGAAGTGTCAGAAATGATAAAGTAGCAGAATTCCTTTCTAAAATGCTACCAGAGCTGCAAGGTCAGAGTGAATGGAGAGATTGGTTCA TGCTGCCTTATGTACAAAAACCTGAGGAGAACCCATCATTTAGCCTCTATTTTACAAGAACATGGCAAGACAGTGTACTGGTGTCTCTGCATAATTTACTGGCTACAGTTTTTCAATGTATGCCACAGCCAACACTAACAAGTTATGAAAATGATGCTGCTCTTGTTAAACGATTGCAAGATGAAATCGCTGCATTAAAAGGCAAA TCCCAGCAATCAACTGAGAAAACATCACCAATAGGCCACCAATCTCGTCTTGCTCAATATTCTGAACGTCTCACTGGACCTCTTCCATTGGTTGATGATTTCTCTGCAATACCTTCAGAACAATTTGAAGGAGGAATAAGAGAAGCACGAGGCTTAAGAGGATTGTTACGACAAATGGGTGGTAGTCCCTTTATGGGCAGAAAACCTGGTAGATCTCAAAGTCAAAATTAA
- the LOC126774876 gene encoding GTP-binding protein Rit2 has protein sequence MAEAAGTSRGLRVYKIVVLGDGGVGKSAVTLQFVSHSFLDYHDPTIEDSYQQQAVIDGEPALLDILDTAGQVEFTAMREQYMRCGEGFMLCYSVTDRRSFRAAAEYKRLLAQARPSERLPLVLVGNKLDLAPRLRQVTTEEGKALATQLGCPFYETSAALRHFVDDAFHGLVREIRRLERQRQSSLLESGGRGRRRWRRLRSIFALVFRRRRRHAAP, from the exons ATGGCGGAGGCTGCAGGCACGTCGCGTGGCCTCCGCGTCTACAAGATCGTAGTACTAGGCGACGGGGGGGTGGGCAAGTCCGCGGTCACACTGCAATTTGTTAGCCATAGTTTTCTGGACTATCACGATCCCACAATAG AGGACTCATATCAACAGCAGGCAGTTATTGATGGGGAGCCAGCATTGCTGGACATATTAGATACGGCTGGACAG GTGGAATTCACTGCGATGAGGGAACAATATATGCGATGTGGGGAAGGCTTCATGCTGTGCTACTCGGTGACAGATAGGCGGTCTTTTCGTGCTGCAGCAGAGTATAAACGGTTGTTGGCTCAAGCTCGCCCTTCAGAGAGACTGCCACTGGTGTTGGTTGGCAATAAGTTGGACTTGGCGCCGAGATTAAGACAA GTAACGACAGAGGAAGGCAAAGCTCTGGCCACCCAGCTTGGCTGTCCATTCTACGAGACTTCGGCAGCGCTCCGTCACTTCGTGGACGATGCCTTCCACGGACTCGTCCGGGAAATACGCCGCCTCGAGAGACAGAGACAG TCGTCGCTGCTGGAgagcggcgggcgcgggcggcggcgctgGCGGCGCCTGCGCAGCATCTTCGCGCTCGTGTTCCGGCGCCGGCGCCGACACGCCGCGCCCTGA